The Myxococcales bacterium nucleotide sequence GCACCGTGACGCCCGGGTACACCACTACATCGCGCACCGGAATCAGCGGAAGCACGCCGGGGACAGTGAAGATCTCATCGCCCGGGCCACGGATTTCATGTTCGCGGCTGGCATCGGTCTCGCTGGAGTCGTCGGGCGGCTGCCCTGGATCGTGTTCGTCGCTCACGCTGGCTCCCTCCGGATCGCAACCCTATGCACCCCTGCGCCGGGGTCAAGGGCCTTGTCGGGGCAATCTCGACCTAAATTGCTGACATCGCGGGCGGGAGCGCTCGGAGGCGGGGCCGTCCCGAGGTACTGGTTTGTAGAGAACCTCGAAGAAAGCCTGAAAGTGAACTTAGAGAAGCTGGATGGTGCCCGGGACTGGAGTCGAACCAGCACGTCCTTGCGAACACTAGAACCTGAATCTAGCGCGTCTACCAATTCCGCCACCCGGGCAAGGGCGACCGAGGCTAGGATCCCGGCGCATCGACGTCAATGAACGTCGTCAGGCGAATTTATTTCCAGGTCCGGATTCAAGTCGAGCGCGTGGGGGTGGGATGACGTTCGAGAAGATCGAACCGGGACAGATCCTCGAAGTGCTCCGGGGATTCCGGCAATCGGTAGTGACCCCCAAGGCGATCCTCGCACGGTTCACAAGTCGGGGGCGACGCTTCAAGGGAGCTCGCAAGGTCGTTCTCGGGATTCTTCGCCAACTCGTTGCCTCGGGTCAGATCGAGCAGGTGGTTGGTGGTTACCGCCTCGCGCGTCGGGACGGGCTGCGCGAAGGCGTGGTCGAGAGCACTTCGGGCCCGTTGCACGGAATCGTGGTCGACGACGGCCGCCGCGCCTGGGCGCTGCAGTCCGAGACGCCAATCAAGTCCGGCCAACGGATCTTGTTCGCTCCCCTCGAAGGATCCAGTGACGCTGCCTGCGCGCTCGAGGAAGTTCGCGAGGCACCTGGAGAGTGGGTCGGCGTTTTGCGCGCGGCACGCGGCGAGTCATTTGTGGTGCCATTCAAGGACAAGGCGCGCTGGCGAGTCGGCGTCGCGCGCGGGGATCTCGCCGGAGCGGAGATCGGTGAGGTCGTGGTGGTCGTTCCATTGTCGTCCGCTCGGGGAACGGTACGCGGCAAGCGCGCTGCGCTCCGGGGGCGGGTGTCCGAACGTTTGGGGCGACCGGGCGATCCCGAGGCAGACTTTCGCGCCGTGGCCTGGAATCACAAGCTGAGGCTCGACTTTCCAAAGGACGTTGAATCCGAAGTCGCGGCCCTCCCTGAAGCACTCGATCCCGACGAATTGAAGCGTCGTGTGGATCTTCGCCAGCAAGCGTTTCTCACCATCGACCCGGCCAGTGCCCGGGATCACGACGACGCCCTGTGCGTAGAGCAGGTGGGTGAGCAACTGCGACTGTGGGTGGCGATTGCCGATGTTTCGCATTACGTGACGGCCGGCTCGGCCCTCGATCGCGAAGCGCTGCAGCGGGGCAACAGCGTTTACTTTCCCGATCGCGTGATTCCGATGTTGCCCGAGCGCATCTCGGCAGACCTGTGTTCGCTTCGGGCCAATTGCGATCGCTTCGTGATTGCCGTCGAGATGCGCGTCGACAGCGATGGCCGGGTGTTGCGCTCGAGCGCGTATCCCGCCGTGATTCGTTCCCGGGCCGGGCTTTCGTACGAGCAGGCCGCGCGGCTGATGGAGCCGGAACCGGACGATCCGGAAACGACCCCGCGCGAGATTGCCGACCAGGTTCGTTTGCTCGCGCGCCTCGAAACACGATTGTCGAGGCGTCGATTCGAAAACGGTTCGATCGACTTCTCGCTATCCGAAAGTGAGATCGAACTCGATGAGATGGGTCGTCCGGAGCGAATCGTCCGGCGCGATCGAACCCGAGCCCATCGCGCCGTGGAAGAGGCGATGTTGTTGGCGAATCAGGTGATCGCGGAGCGCCTTTCGAAGGCGGCGATCGGGTGTGTCTATCGGATTC carries:
- a CDS encoding VacB/RNase II family 3'-5' exoribonuclease — protein: MTFEKIEPGQILEVLRGFRQSVVTPKAILARFTSRGRRFKGARKVVLGILRQLVASGQIEQVVGGYRLARRDGLREGVVESTSGPLHGIVVDDGRRAWALQSETPIKSGQRILFAPLEGSSDAACALEEVREAPGEWVGVLRAARGESFVVPFKDKARWRVGVARGDLAGAEIGEVVVVVPLSSARGTVRGKRAALRGRVSERLGRPGDPEADFRAVAWNHKLRLDFPKDVESEVAALPEALDPDELKRRVDLRQQAFLTIDPASARDHDDALCVEQVGEQLRLWVAIADVSHYVTAGSALDREALQRGNSVYFPDRVIPMLPERISADLCSLRANCDRFVIAVEMRVDSDGRVLRSSAYPAVIRSRAGLSYEQAARLMEPEPDDPETTPREIADQVRLLARLETRLSRRRFENGSIDFSLSESEIELDEMGRPERIVRRDRTRAHRAVEEAMLLANQVIAERLSKAAIGCVYRIHEAPEEADLQDLQRELQGFGLLGADAPRHLESKQIHQALRRAEGRPEERLINMTAVRAMKQARYAVDNHGHFALGFASYLHFTSPIRRYADLVVHRSLVHWFELGTAPPDPLLDAPLRLAAVAKRISYRERVAVSAERDMVDLKKCAFMSKFVGDSFAGIISGTTAHGLYVTLDEHDVDGLVPSASLGFGLVLDERGHALIARRSGARYQLGDAIQVRVEEVNLLRGWIRFAPESGDAAPPTRERRPRPKHQSKSVSRKRKPVKRGRRRGPKARR